In Epinephelus moara isolate mb chromosome 9, YSFRI_EMoa_1.0, whole genome shotgun sequence, a genomic segment contains:
- the ddx56 gene encoding probable ATP-dependent RNA helicase DDX56, with the protein MAAERLQFHEMGLDDRLLKAVADLGWSQPTLIQEKAIPLALEGKDLLARARTGSGKTAAYAVPVIQRILASKQSVREQDVRALILVPTKELGQQVQTMMRQLTAYCSRDVRVADITGKADLSAQRPILMEKPDVVVGTPSRVLAHLNAQNLVLHSSLEMLVVDEADLVFSFGFEADLKNLLCHLPKIYQSFLMSATFTEDVQTLKELLLHNPVVLKLQGSQLPDSSQLQQYSIKCEEEDKFLLIYTLLKLRLVQGKTLVFVGEVDRCYRVKLFLEQFGIPACVLNSELPVQSRCHIITQFNQGFYDYIIATDEQSLDDPTAAPQTAAGKGKKKKGRERGGKSKDKEYGVSRGVDFQNVANVVNFDFPTTVESYIHRVGRTARADNPGTALSFIAQTELDLLSEVEDALTGDNADSVLKPYQFKMEEIEGFRYRCRDAMRSVTKQAVREARLKEIKQELLNSEKLKTYFEDNPRDLQLLRHDKDLHPAVVKPHLRNVPEYLVPETLKGVMNPLSHRRRKRKEKSKPAGVLKSSFKKNIRGKNPLKSFRYSGGRNRKGKAGQS; encoded by the exons ATGGCTGCTGAAAGGCTTCAGTTTCATGAAATGGGCTTAGACGACCGTCTTTTAAAG GCGGTTGCAGATCTGGGTTGGTCCCAGCCCACCCTGATCCAGGAGAAGGCCATCCCTTTGGCTCTGGAGGGGAAAGACCTTCTGGCTCGAGCCCGCACTGGATCTGGAAAGACTGCTGCTTATGCTGTGCCTGTCATCCAGCGCATCCTTGCCTCCAAACAG AGCGTCCGTGAGCAGGACGTCAGAGCTCTGATCCTGGTCCCAACCAAAGAGCTGGGTCAGCAGGTTCAGACCATGATGAGACAGTTAACAGCGTACTGCTCGAGGGACGTCCGAGTGGCCGACATCACGGGGAAGGCTGACCTGTCGGCACAGAG GCCTATCTTAATGGAGAAGCCTGATGTGGTTGTGGGGACGCCGTCTCGCGTGCTCGCCCACCTCAACGCCCAGAACCTGGTCCTGCATTCGTCCCTGGAGATGCTGGTGGTAGATGAGGCCGACCTGGTCTTCTCCTTTGGCTTTGAGGCAGACCTGAAGAACTTGTTATG tCATTTGCCAAAGATCTACCAGTCGTTCCTGATGTCGGCTACTTTCACTGAGGATGTTCAGACCTTaaaggagctgctgctgcacaacCCT GTGGTCCTGAAGCTCCAGGGCTCTCAGCTCCCAGACAGCAGCCAGCTGCAGCAGTACAGCATCAagtgtgaggaggaggacaagTTCCTGCTCATCTACACGCtgctgaagctgcggctggtTCAGGGGAAGACGCTGGTGTTTGTGGGAGAGGTGGACCGATGCTACAGAGTCAAACTGTTCCTGGAACAGTTTGGTATCCCCGCCTGTGTGCTCAACTCAGAGCTGCCCGTCCAGTCCAG GTGTCACATCATCACCCAGTTCAATCAGGGCTTTTACGACTACATCATCGCCACAGACGAACAGAGTTTGGACGACCCCACcgctgctccacagacagctgcaggcaaagggaagaagaagaagggcagagagagaggaggaaa gtCGAAGGACAAGGAGTACGGAGTCTCCAGAGGAGTGGACTTCCAAAATGTTGCCAATGTCGTCAACTTTGATTTCCCCACAACTGTGGAATCGTACATTCATCGAGTTGGAAG AACGGCGAGAGCAGACAACCCAGGCACTGCGCTGTCTTTCATCGCTCAGACTGAGCTTGATTTGCTGTCAGAGGTGGAGGATGCGCTCACAGGAG ataaCGCTGATTCAGTGCTGAAACCTTACCAGTTTAAGATGGAGGAGATTGAAGGCTTCAGGTACAGGTGCAGG GACGCCATGCGCTCAGTGACGAAGCAGGCGGTAAGGGAGGCCAGACTGAAGGAGATCAAACAGGAGCTGCTCAATTCAGAGAAACTCAAG ACATATTTTGAGGACAACCCCAGAGACCTGCAGCTGCTGAGACACGACAAAGATCTCCATCCTGCTGTCGTCAAACCTCACCTGAGGAACGTGCCCGAGTACCTCG TTCCTGAGACACTAAAAGGTGTCATGAATCCACTGTCACAccggaggaggaagaggaaggaaaaatcAAAACCAGCCGGAGTCCTCAAGAGCAGTTTCAAG AAGAACATTCGGGGGAAGAACCCACTGAAGAGTTTCCGATACAGCGGAGGGAGGAACAGGAAAGGCAAAGCAGGCCAGTCgtag
- the aebp1a gene encoding adipocyte enhancer-binding protein 1 isoform X1, translating into MRAEVLVVWVGLTLCCALVCAQEDVEENKLSRGGIQVRETRGLVKNRRKGEEGDAEMSDEPAEVVEEKTKPKKKKSPEEIEAARAKKAAEKEAKAKKQKAPKPTKKPKAPKPTKKPKAPKPTKKPKAPKATKKPKVMTTVRPDTKNPSLDEEEERLLIELGWGTLIRPATPKGWEEPVEPGLVKKPTPPTKTRSELDADYWDAGRDIRPGGYPDNKKATTTEVIMYIPEETTAPYIGPWYEEYDYADLAAKKQEEEEERARKEKAEKAERLRKKWEEEEEERLRQLAIPVEPKKCPPLGLESHRVEDDQLLASSQSHHGFTAQRGRLNMQGTDDEEDLYGGAWCAEPEETNHWFEVDARREVEFTGVITQGRNSEQMEDFVSSYYVAFSNDSRDWTTLHDGYAEWLFYGNVDRDTPVMNQFAAPMVARYIRILPQSWNGSLCLRAEILACQLPSSYQSENEVSSSDDLDFRHHNYKEMRQMMKVINEECPNITRIYNIGKSSQGLKMYAMEISDNPGEHETGEPEFRYTAGLHGNEALGRELLLLLMQFLCKEYNDENPRVRRLVDGVRIHLVPSLNPDAYELAFEMGSEMGNWALGHWTEEGYDIFQNFPDLNSILWGAEDRGWVPRIVPNHHIPLPENFLNSSQLGTETKAIIAWMERNPFVLGANLQGGEKLVAYPFDMQRPPISMTDSRRWRGNSEMNEETWARIQRQNEGSLRETPDDAMFRWLAMSYAHSHLTMTETYRGSCHGDDITAAQGIINRASWNPVVGSMNDFSYLHTNCFELSIFLGCDKFPHESELPLEWENNREALLSFMEQVNRGIKGVVRDVEGNQLSNATISVEGIRHDVRTASGGDYWRLLNPGEYRVTAKADGYTPQTRLCMVGYDSGATSCSFTLAKSNWDRIKQIMALNGKRPIRLVPKVVKTTPATIPEVTTVDNHARAQRAERLRRLRIMRLRRLRQQRLRGGLSTTPTTTTTTTTTTTVPTTTPETEKTTSWYDSWFPVDSWMTENPFDSVIFESAPTQDYPFEFTID; encoded by the exons CCAGAGCAAAgaaagcagcagagaaagaagCCAAAGCAAAGAAGCAGAAAGCCCCAAAACCCACTAAAAAGCCCAAAGCCCCAAAACCCACCAAAAAACCAAAAGCACCAAAACCCACAAAGAAGCCAAAGGCGCCCAAAGCCACCAAGAAACCGAAGGTGATGACCACAGTGCGGCCGGATACCAAGAATCCCTCTctggacgaggaggaggagaggctgctgATTGAACTGGGCTGGGGCACAC TGATTCGACCTGCGACCCCAAAGGGATGGGAGGAGCCTGTCGAGCCGGGCCTGG TCAAGAAGCCAACACCTCCAACAAAAACCCGCAGTGAGCTCGACGCCGACTACTGGGATGCCGGAC GTGATATCCGGCCTGGTGGATACCCTGATAACAAGAAAGCCACGACTACTGAGGTCATCATGTATataccag AGGAAACCACCGCCCCATATATCGGCCCCTGGTATGAAGAGTATGATTACGCCGACT TGGCTGCTAAGaaacaagaagaagaggaggagagggcccGAAAAGAAAAGGCTGAAAAag CTGAGCGGCTGAGGAAgaagtgggaggaggaggaagaggagagactGAGGCAGCTCGCAATACCTGTTGAACCTAAAA AGTGTCCTCCTCTGGGCCTGGAGTCTCACCGGGTGGAGGACGACCAGCTGCTGGCTTCCTCTCAGTCTCACCACGGCTTCACGGCTCAGAGGGGACGACTCAACATGCAG GGCactgatgatgaggaggatcTGTACGGCGGTGCGTGGTGTGCAGAGCCAGAGGAGACTAACCACTGGTTTGAAGTGGATGCCCGGCGAGAGGTGGAGTTCACTGGGGTCATCACTCAGGGAAGAAACTCGGAGCAAAT GGAGGATTTTGTGTCGTCCTACTACGTGGCCTTCAGTAACGACAGCCGTGATTGGACTACACTGCATGACGGCTACGCTGAATGG TTGTTCTACGGGAACGTGGACAGGGACACGCCGGTGATGAATCAGTTTGCTGCGCCCATGGTGGCACGCTACATCCGCATCCTGCCTCAGAGCTGGAACGGCAGCTTGTGTCTCAGAGCTGAGATCCTGGCCTGTCAACTACCCA GCAGCTACCAGAGTGAGAATGAGGTCAGCTCCTCAGACGACCTGGACTTCAGACACCACAACTACAAGGAGATGAGACAG ATGATGAAGGTGATAAACGAAGAGTGTCCCAACATCACCAGGATCTACAACATTGGTAAAAGCTCTCAGGGCCTGAAGATGTACGCCATGGAGATCTCTGACAACCCCGGAGAGCACGAGACAG GCGAGCCTGAATTTCGGTACACGGCTGGTCTCCACGGTAACGAGGCGCTAGGTCGAGAgcttctcctcctgctgatgcaGTTTCTGTGCAAAGAGTACAATGACGAGAACCCCAGAGTGCGCCGCCTGGTGGACGGAGTGAGAATACACCTGGTGCCTTCACTCAACCCTGATGCTTACGAGCTGGCATTTGAGATG GGCTCAGAGATGGGGAACTGGGCTCTGGGCCACTGGACCGAAGAAGGTTACGACATTTTCCAGAACTTCCCAGACCTCAACAGTATCCTGTGGGGAGCCGAGGACAGAGGCTGGGTCCCTCGTATCGTGCCCAATCATCACATCCCACTCCCAGAAAACTTTCTCAATAGCTCT CAGCTTGGTACTGAGACAAAAGCCATCATTGCCTGGATGGAGCGCAACCCATTTGTTCTGGGAGCTAATTTGCAAGGAGGAGAAAAACTGGTCGCGTATCCTTTTGACATGCAGCGACCACCAATTTCT ATGACCGACAGCCGGCGCTGGAGAGGTAACTCTGAGATGAACGAGGAGACGTGGGCTCGCATCCAGCGGCAGAATGAGGGATCTCTGAGGGAGACTCCTGATGACGCCATGTTCAGATGGTTGGCGATGTCTTACGCCCACAGTCATCTGACCATGACGGAGACTTACCGAGGCTCCTGCCATGGCGATGATATCACTGCGGCACAGGGCATCATCAACAGAGCCAGCTGGAATCCAGTGGTGGGCA GTATGAATGACTTCAGCTACCTGCACACCAACTGCTTTGAGCTGTCCATCTTCCTGGGCTGTGACAAGTTTCCCCATGAGAGTGAGCTGCCTCTGGAGTGGGAGAACAACCGTGAGGCTCTGTTGTCCTTCATGGAACAA GTAAATCGAGGGATAAAGGGTGTCGTGAGAGACGTGGAGGGAAATCAGCTGTCTAATGCCACCATATCTGTGGAGGGAATACGGCATGATGTCAGAACTG CTTCAGGTGGTGACTACTGGCGGCTGTTGAATCCCGGAGAGTACAGGGTGACAGCCAAAGCTGACGGCTACACCCCTCAGACCAGACTATGCATGGTGGGCTACGACTCTGGAGCCACTTCCTGCAGCTTCACCTTAGCCAAATCCAACTGGGACCGCATCAAACAAATCATGGCGCTCAACGGGAAGAGGCCCATCCGACTGGTCCCCAAAGTGGTGAAAACAACTCCAGCCACCATCCCTGAGGTGACTACCGTCGACAATCACGCCAGAGCCCAGAGAGCGGAGCGACTCAGGCGGCTCAGGATCATGCGTTTACGCCGACTGCGTCAGCAGAGATTACGAGGCGGGCTCAGTACCACTCCTActacaacaaccacaacaaccacaacaacaacagtccCCACAACAACACCCGAAACAGAGAAAACCACCTCCTGGTATGACTCCTGGTTTCCAGTGGACAGTTGGATGACAGAGAACCCGTTCGACAGCGTCATCTTTGAGTCGGCGCCCACACAGGACTATCCCTTTGAGTTCACCATTGATTGA
- the aebp1a gene encoding adipocyte enhancer-binding protein 1 isoform X2 gives MRAEVLVVWVGLTLCCALVCAQEDVEENKLSRGGIQVRETRGLVKNRRKGEEGDAEMSDEPAEVVEEKTKPKKKKSPEEIEAARAKKAAEKEAKAKKQKAPKPTKKPKAPKPTKKPKAPKPTKKPKAPKATKKPKVMTTVRPDTKNPSLDEEEERLLIELGWGTLIRPATPKGWEEPVEPGLVKKPTPPTKTRSELDADYWDAGRDIRPGGYPDNKKATTTEVIMYIPEETTAPYIGPWYEEYDYADLAAKKQEEEEERARKEKAEKAERLRKKWEEEEEERLRQLAIPVEPKKCPPLGLESHRVEDDQLLASSQSHHGFTAQRGRLNMQGTDDEEDLYGGAWCAEPEETNHWFEVDARREVEFTGVITQGRNSEQMEDFVSSYYVAFSNDSRDWTTLHDGYAEWLFYGNVDRDTPVMNQFAAPMVARYIRILPQSWNGSLCLRAEILACQLPSSYQSENEVSSSDDLDFRHHNYKEMRQMMKVINEECPNITRIYNIGKSSQGLKMYAMEISDNPGEHETGEPEFRYTAGLHGNEALGRELLLLLMQFLCKEYNDENPRVRRLVDGVRIHLVPSLNPDAYELAFEMGSEMGNWALGHWTEEGYDIFQNFPDLNSILWGAEDRGWVPRIVPNHHIPLPENFLNSSLGTETKAIIAWMERNPFVLGANLQGGEKLVAYPFDMQRPPISMTDSRRWRGNSEMNEETWARIQRQNEGSLRETPDDAMFRWLAMSYAHSHLTMTETYRGSCHGDDITAAQGIINRASWNPVVGSMNDFSYLHTNCFELSIFLGCDKFPHESELPLEWENNREALLSFMEQVNRGIKGVVRDVEGNQLSNATISVEGIRHDVRTASGGDYWRLLNPGEYRVTAKADGYTPQTRLCMVGYDSGATSCSFTLAKSNWDRIKQIMALNGKRPIRLVPKVVKTTPATIPEVTTVDNHARAQRAERLRRLRIMRLRRLRQQRLRGGLSTTPTTTTTTTTTTTVPTTTPETEKTTSWYDSWFPVDSWMTENPFDSVIFESAPTQDYPFEFTID, from the exons CCAGAGCAAAgaaagcagcagagaaagaagCCAAAGCAAAGAAGCAGAAAGCCCCAAAACCCACTAAAAAGCCCAAAGCCCCAAAACCCACCAAAAAACCAAAAGCACCAAAACCCACAAAGAAGCCAAAGGCGCCCAAAGCCACCAAGAAACCGAAGGTGATGACCACAGTGCGGCCGGATACCAAGAATCCCTCTctggacgaggaggaggagaggctgctgATTGAACTGGGCTGGGGCACAC TGATTCGACCTGCGACCCCAAAGGGATGGGAGGAGCCTGTCGAGCCGGGCCTGG TCAAGAAGCCAACACCTCCAACAAAAACCCGCAGTGAGCTCGACGCCGACTACTGGGATGCCGGAC GTGATATCCGGCCTGGTGGATACCCTGATAACAAGAAAGCCACGACTACTGAGGTCATCATGTATataccag AGGAAACCACCGCCCCATATATCGGCCCCTGGTATGAAGAGTATGATTACGCCGACT TGGCTGCTAAGaaacaagaagaagaggaggagagggcccGAAAAGAAAAGGCTGAAAAag CTGAGCGGCTGAGGAAgaagtgggaggaggaggaagaggagagactGAGGCAGCTCGCAATACCTGTTGAACCTAAAA AGTGTCCTCCTCTGGGCCTGGAGTCTCACCGGGTGGAGGACGACCAGCTGCTGGCTTCCTCTCAGTCTCACCACGGCTTCACGGCTCAGAGGGGACGACTCAACATGCAG GGCactgatgatgaggaggatcTGTACGGCGGTGCGTGGTGTGCAGAGCCAGAGGAGACTAACCACTGGTTTGAAGTGGATGCCCGGCGAGAGGTGGAGTTCACTGGGGTCATCACTCAGGGAAGAAACTCGGAGCAAAT GGAGGATTTTGTGTCGTCCTACTACGTGGCCTTCAGTAACGACAGCCGTGATTGGACTACACTGCATGACGGCTACGCTGAATGG TTGTTCTACGGGAACGTGGACAGGGACACGCCGGTGATGAATCAGTTTGCTGCGCCCATGGTGGCACGCTACATCCGCATCCTGCCTCAGAGCTGGAACGGCAGCTTGTGTCTCAGAGCTGAGATCCTGGCCTGTCAACTACCCA GCAGCTACCAGAGTGAGAATGAGGTCAGCTCCTCAGACGACCTGGACTTCAGACACCACAACTACAAGGAGATGAGACAG ATGATGAAGGTGATAAACGAAGAGTGTCCCAACATCACCAGGATCTACAACATTGGTAAAAGCTCTCAGGGCCTGAAGATGTACGCCATGGAGATCTCTGACAACCCCGGAGAGCACGAGACAG GCGAGCCTGAATTTCGGTACACGGCTGGTCTCCACGGTAACGAGGCGCTAGGTCGAGAgcttctcctcctgctgatgcaGTTTCTGTGCAAAGAGTACAATGACGAGAACCCCAGAGTGCGCCGCCTGGTGGACGGAGTGAGAATACACCTGGTGCCTTCACTCAACCCTGATGCTTACGAGCTGGCATTTGAGATG GGCTCAGAGATGGGGAACTGGGCTCTGGGCCACTGGACCGAAGAAGGTTACGACATTTTCCAGAACTTCCCAGACCTCAACAGTATCCTGTGGGGAGCCGAGGACAGAGGCTGGGTCCCTCGTATCGTGCCCAATCATCACATCCCACTCCCAGAAAACTTTCTCAATAGCTCT CTTGGTACTGAGACAAAAGCCATCATTGCCTGGATGGAGCGCAACCCATTTGTTCTGGGAGCTAATTTGCAAGGAGGAGAAAAACTGGTCGCGTATCCTTTTGACATGCAGCGACCACCAATTTCT ATGACCGACAGCCGGCGCTGGAGAGGTAACTCTGAGATGAACGAGGAGACGTGGGCTCGCATCCAGCGGCAGAATGAGGGATCTCTGAGGGAGACTCCTGATGACGCCATGTTCAGATGGTTGGCGATGTCTTACGCCCACAGTCATCTGACCATGACGGAGACTTACCGAGGCTCCTGCCATGGCGATGATATCACTGCGGCACAGGGCATCATCAACAGAGCCAGCTGGAATCCAGTGGTGGGCA GTATGAATGACTTCAGCTACCTGCACACCAACTGCTTTGAGCTGTCCATCTTCCTGGGCTGTGACAAGTTTCCCCATGAGAGTGAGCTGCCTCTGGAGTGGGAGAACAACCGTGAGGCTCTGTTGTCCTTCATGGAACAA GTAAATCGAGGGATAAAGGGTGTCGTGAGAGACGTGGAGGGAAATCAGCTGTCTAATGCCACCATATCTGTGGAGGGAATACGGCATGATGTCAGAACTG CTTCAGGTGGTGACTACTGGCGGCTGTTGAATCCCGGAGAGTACAGGGTGACAGCCAAAGCTGACGGCTACACCCCTCAGACCAGACTATGCATGGTGGGCTACGACTCTGGAGCCACTTCCTGCAGCTTCACCTTAGCCAAATCCAACTGGGACCGCATCAAACAAATCATGGCGCTCAACGGGAAGAGGCCCATCCGACTGGTCCCCAAAGTGGTGAAAACAACTCCAGCCACCATCCCTGAGGTGACTACCGTCGACAATCACGCCAGAGCCCAGAGAGCGGAGCGACTCAGGCGGCTCAGGATCATGCGTTTACGCCGACTGCGTCAGCAGAGATTACGAGGCGGGCTCAGTACCACTCCTActacaacaaccacaacaaccacaacaacaacagtccCCACAACAACACCCGAAACAGAGAAAACCACCTCCTGGTATGACTCCTGGTTTCCAGTGGACAGTTGGATGACAGAGAACCCGTTCGACAGCGTCATCTTTGAGTCGGCGCCCACACAGGACTATCCCTTTGAGTTCACCATTGATTGA